From Lewinellaceae bacterium:
TCCTGCGGGTTCAATTCGGCCTGGGCCCAGTGCTGCAGGTAGTATTCCAGCCATTGCAGCCTTACCGGCACGGGCCGGCCGGCCAGCAGGCCGGAGTGCTGGCGCTGCGGCCAGAGCACTACTGCGCCGTAATGGTACCAATACTCTATCGTCATGCCGGCATTGCCGGTGTAGCCTTCTTCTTCCTGCTCGATGGGTTCTCCTTCTCCCATTTCGATTTCGGCAATAATATCGTCTTCCTCGATCGGAACGTCTCCCAGGCCGGGCGCGCCCCCTTCGCCCCAATGCTCCACGGTCATGTATTCCTCGTAAATTTCGCCCATCGTTCCCCCGCTGCTTTCTTCCTCCTCTTCCTCTTCCTCTTCCTCGTCGTCATAGTAACGGTAACGGCGGGAGTGGCTGTATTCGTTGTAGAAATCGCTCTCTTCCAGTTCCCCCGACCGGTAGAGGGTGGCCAGGCCCAGGCTGGCGAAGTAGCCTGCTTTGTCAGCCGCCTCGATCAGAGCTTCCGCCCGGGGGCGGTCGTGCAGCTTCAGCTGGGCCAATGAGAAGTTGGCCGGCGTGTACTGGTGGCCCAGCAGGACGGCTTTGGGGTTCCAGTCAAAGGAATCCTCCATGGAGCGCAGCGCCTCCGCCATCTGCTCTACCTGCTCGCTGAATTGCGGGCTGCTGATCTTCGGCGCGCCCGCCGATTGCACCAGGTTGTACACCAGGCCAACCCGGTAGCCGTCAGTGACGGGCCTGATCTCGTGCTCGCAATCGGCGTAGAAAGCGGCGTAGGGGATCTGATAAGAACTCGCCGCCGCTGAAAAGTCCACGGTTTCCTCCCTGCCGTCGAACCGGACGATCAGTTCTCCGCCGGCATGGGCCGAGGGCAGGCCCACCACCAGGGTGCCGAACATGCCCTTCTCCTTCTCCGAATCCTGGTGGGGCAGGAAGAAATCGCCCGGCTCGTAGATCAGCAGTTTGTACAGGGAGGCGGTCACCGACGGTTCTTCGATGCCCAACCCCTGCTTTACCTGCTCGACGATCTCCTGAATGGTTTTTTTCCAGTCTTTATTGCGAAAGGACAACTGTGCAGCGTCGACCTCCCAGGCGCTGCGCACGTTGGTATCGGTGACGGTCTGGCTGCCCTTGCCGAAGGGCGCCCTCCTGGCGTGCTGGATGATCTCCTTGGCCTGCACGGCGGCCACCGGAAGCCCTACCTCGCCGACGCCTTCGATATGCAGGCCGGGGTGGGCAAAAGGCAGGGTGCCGGAAGCGGCGAAAGAGCCGCTCCCTTCGATGGTTTTCAGCAGGGCCAACAGTTCTTTTTGAGGGCCGCCGGTTGCGTTGGGTTCGCTGTCTGCGTGGGCCGCCTGCTCGGCTGCTTCTTCGGGTTCGTCGTCGGCATAAACATCCTCTTCCTCCATTGCTTCGGCGTCGTAGGCATCCTCTTCCCCGGGCGAGAAGGGAGGAGGAGGGTTTTTCCCGTGCAGTTCGTAATCTCGGTAGTGGGCTTCCAGGGCCCTGCGGGTTTTCTCCGCTTCGAAAGGCGAATCTTTAGGCTCAATGGCTTCTATGTTTGCCGTTTCGACGTTGTACCGGGTGTGGTCGTAGCCTTCGTCCAGGGAGTGGCAGATGAAGGCGCCGGGCATCCGGCGCAGGGTGGGGCTGTCCCACTCTACTTCCACCGTGTCGGCTTCCGGATATAGGGCAGTGATCCTCCCGGACCAGCCGGCCAGGGAGGCACCGGTGTCTTCGTCCCGTTGCCCGGCTTTGACTTGTACGGTTTGGCCGATTTCGAGGGTCATGGCGTGTTTTTGAGGGTGAAAATCAAAGATAAATGGTTGAGGAGTAATAGGCAACTTTACTTTGAGAAGAGTCAGTTGCTTTTTTGAAACTATGCCTAATCCACAGATTTAACTCCATACCCGGCTACCATTCTAACGTTGGACAGCCAAGTGGGGCTTCGTACATCCTACACAACCCAGGACCGCCGTTGGACCCGTGCATCGTACACACCCCGGCAACCTTTGTCCAATCTTAGACAGATAGCCCCATACCCCTTTCTCTATTTGGCTAATCGTTTAATAAATCAGGCCCATCCTTCACACGATAAGAAAGCCCTTACATTCATTTCCTTTGCGGTTATAGGCGCGAAAGCGTATCTTTAAACAGATGACCTCCCTGGTTATTCTTTCAATCCATAGTCAAGTTTCAAAAATACTCTAACAC
This genomic window contains:
- a CDS encoding 2OG-Fe(II) oxygenase, whose translation is MTLEIGQTVQVKAGQRDEDTGASLAGWSGRITALYPEADTVEVEWDSPTLRRMPGAFICHSLDEGYDHTRYNVETANIEAIEPKDSPFEAEKTRRALEAHYRDYELHGKNPPPPFSPGEEDAYDAEAMEEEDVYADDEPEEAAEQAAHADSEPNATGGPQKELLALLKTIEGSGSFAASGTLPFAHPGLHIEGVGEVGLPVAAVQAKEIIQHARRAPFGKGSQTVTDTNVRSAWEVDAAQLSFRNKDWKKTIQEIVEQVKQGLGIEEPSVTASLYKLLIYEPGDFFLPHQDSEKEKGMFGTLVVGLPSAHAGGELIVRFDGREETVDFSAAASSYQIPYAAFYADCEHEIRPVTDGYRVGLVYNLVQSAGAPKISSPQFSEQVEQMAEALRSMEDSFDWNPKAVLLGHQYTPANFSLAQLKLHDRPRAEALIEAADKAGYFASLGLATLYRSGELEESDFYNEYSHSRRYRYYDDEEEEEEEEEESSGGTMGEIYEEYMTVEHWGEGGAPGLGDVPIEEDDIIAEIEMGEGEPIEQEEEGYTGNAGMTIEYWYHYGAVVLWPQRQHSGLLAGRPVPVRLQWLEYYLQHWAQAELNPQEYARKLLASLLEDGIPEEKRYNTPDYSPAAAALARFRDESLLKQMSEALLPAVFENISVESWVELIQAYAPAAFHPVFQKAADTDDVSAIRHLLDVLRALDERGSPGLPPFVLHQARQLPKYLRKAKLQELETGDFAYRYLFKDQKEKRISAAAAVVENILALSPHLEQDAGWIKSIMERIAVPLPRAYANEVLAPILLSGKYKSSVLGRALYDVCLKDLNDRTAVKPSPPPDWKREVPKTEHYKNLWEILRPFLSSPTRQVYDYRQNESYRSEMERAIKSVEVDLKMETIKSGRPYTLRLTKTQAAYERKLREWEEDVALLGRLTE